One window of Populus nigra chromosome 5, ddPopNigr1.1, whole genome shotgun sequence genomic DNA carries:
- the LOC133695417 gene encoding naringenin,2-oxoglutarate 3-dioxygenase-like, with protein MSPSTLTALAEEKTLQASFVRDEDERPKVAYNHFSNEIPVISIAGIDDGGEKRAEICNKIVEACEEWGVFQIVDHGVDTKLVSEMTTLAKEFFALPPEEKLRFDMSGGKKGGFIVSSHLQGEAVQDWREIVTFFSYPIRTRDYSRWPDKPEAWKAVTEEYSKKLMELACKLLGVLSEAMGLETEALTKACVDMDQKVVVNFYPKCPQPDLTLGLKRHTDPGTITLLLQDTVGGLQATRDNGKTWITVQPVEGAFVVNLGDHGHYLSNGRFRNADHQAVVNSNSSRLSIATFQNPAPDATVYPLKIREGEKSVLDEPITFAEMYRRKMSKDIEIAKKKKLAKEQQLRDLETAKLETKPIEEILA; from the exons ATGTCCCCTTCTACTCTCACAGCTCTGGCAGAAGAGAAAACCCTCCAAGCAAGCTTTGTTCGGGACGAAGATGAACGTCCGAAAGTGGCATATAACCACTTCAGCAATGAAATCCCTGTCATTTCAATAGCTGGgattgatgatggtggtgaaaaGAGAGCTGAAATATGCAACAAGATCGTGGAGGCATGTGAGGAATGGGGAGTTTTTCAAATTGTTGATCACGGGGTTGATACTAAGCTGGTGTCTGAAATGACAACTCTTGCTAAAGAGTTTTTTGCTTTGCCACCGGAAGAGAAGCTTCGGTTTGATATGTCTGGTGGCAAAAAGGGTGGCTTCATTGTCTCCAGCCATTTACAG GGAGAGGCAGTTCAAGACTGGCGTGAAATAGTGACCTTCTTCTCGTACCCAATTCGCACCAGAGACTATTCAAGGTGGCCTGACAAGCCAGAGGCATGGAAAGCAGTGACCGAGGAATACAGTAAGAAGCTAATGGAACTTGCTTGCAAGCTTCTTGGGGTCTTATCAGAGGCTATGGGATTAGAAACAGAGGCTTTAACTAAGGCTTGTGTTGACATGGACCAAAAGGTGGTGGTCAATTTCTATCCAAAATGTCCACAACCAGACCTTACACTTGGACTCAAACGCCATACTGATCCCGGCACCATCACCCTCTTGCTCCAGGACACCGTTGGTGGTCTTCAGGCCACTAGAGATAACGGAAAGACTTGGATCACCGTTCAACCTGTTGAAGGTGCTTTTGTGGTCAATCTCGGAGACCATGGTCAT TATCTTAGCAATGGAAGATTCAGGAACGCAGACCACCAGGCTGTGGTGAACTCAAACTCTAGCAGGTTGTCCATAGCCACATTCCAGAACCCAGCACCAGATGCTACAGTGTACCCTCTCAAGattagagagggagagaagtcGGTGCTAGACGAGCCAATAACATTTGCTGAGATGTATAGGAGGAAGATGAGCAAGGACATTGAGATAGCTAAGAAAAAGAAGTTGGCTAAGGAGCAGCAGCTGAGGGATTTGGAGACAGCCAAATTAGAAACTAAGCCCATTGAGGAAATCCTTGCTTGA